In Chromobacterium rhizoryzae, one genomic interval encodes:
- a CDS encoding segregation and condensation protein A, producing the protein MSNAPLPEAGSSADDFQLTAPELPPSVPIAHVFGQPVLEVPQDLFIPPDALQVILDSFEGPLDLLLYLIRKQNLDVLNIPMADITVQYMAYIDAMRDGRLELAAEYLLMAALLIEIKSRLLLPRPQLDEEGEPDDPRAELVRRLLEYEQMKLAGLELDKLPQADRDFAWLAVLIEQSAEQRLPDVSPVDLRQAWMAILSRARHHRHHKVEKDELSVREQMSWILRYLDCREYVPFEELFDADKGVAHLVVNFIAVLELVKEGMVKVSQEAPYQPIYVRIALV; encoded by the coding sequence ATGAGCAACGCCCCCCTTCCCGAGGCCGGATCTTCGGCCGACGATTTTCAGCTGACCGCGCCGGAATTGCCGCCCAGCGTGCCGATCGCGCACGTGTTCGGCCAGCCGGTGCTGGAAGTGCCGCAGGATTTGTTCATCCCGCCGGACGCGTTGCAAGTGATTCTGGACAGCTTCGAAGGCCCGCTGGACCTGCTGCTTTATCTGATCCGCAAACAGAATCTGGACGTGCTGAACATCCCGATGGCGGACATCACCGTCCAGTACATGGCCTATATCGACGCGATGCGCGACGGGCGTCTGGAACTGGCCGCCGAATACCTGCTGATGGCGGCGCTGCTGATCGAGATCAAGTCGCGCTTGCTGCTGCCCAGGCCGCAGCTGGACGAGGAGGGCGAGCCGGACGATCCGCGGGCCGAGCTGGTGCGCCGCCTGCTGGAATACGAGCAGATGAAGCTGGCGGGGCTGGAGCTGGACAAGCTGCCGCAGGCCGACCGCGACTTCGCCTGGCTGGCGGTCTTGATCGAGCAGTCCGCCGAGCAGCGGCTGCCCGACGTCAGCCCGGTGGATCTGCGCCAGGCGTGGATGGCGATTCTGTCGCGCGCGCGCCACCATCGCCACCACAAGGTGGAGAAGGACGAACTGTCGGTGCGCGAGCAGATGAGCTGGATTCTGCGCTATCTGGACTGCCGCGAGTACGTGCCTTTCGAAGAGCTGTTCGACGCGGACAAGGGCGTCGCCCATCTGGTGGTCAACTTCATCGCGGTGCTGGAACTGGTGAAGGAGGGGATGGTCAAGGTCAGCCAGGAGGCGCCGTACCAGCCCATTTATGTCAGGATTGCGCTGGTCTGA
- the htpG gene encoding molecular chaperone HtpG, giving the protein MSALKETLGFQTEVKQLLQLMIHSLYSNKEIFLRELISNASDAADKLRFEGLAKPELFENEPELKITIGYDAEARTLTIADNGIGMSRDEVIANIGTIAKSGTKAFFEQLSGDAKRDANLIGQFGVGFYSAFIVADKVTLTTRRAGDAAATRWESQGAGEYTLEQVEKAGRGTEIVLHLKEGEDELLNDWKLKGIVRKYSDHISIPIEMKKGNSYGENGEVIVSDEMEAVNSASALWTRGKSEISEEQYKEFYKHVAHDFTEPLAWSHARVEGRQEYTELLYIPSRAPFDLFDRERKQGVKLYVRRVFIMEDTEKLMPHYLRFVRGVIDSNDLPLNVSREILQESKDIDAIRNGCVKKVLGLLEDLAANQPEKYTEFWQEFGQVLKEGVGEDMANKERIAKLLRFVSTASEGAEPAVTLGDYIGRMKEGQDKIYYITADTLAAAKNSPHLEVFKKKGVEVLLLTDRVDEWVAGSLFEFDGKALQSVAKGALDLGALEDEADKEAQKQVEESAKPVVEKVQKALADRVKEVRATARLTESPACLVAGEHDMSAHLERMLKAAGQPVEASKPTLEINPEHVLVKRLAEEADEARAGDLAQVLYDQALLAEGGKLEDPAAFVKRINKLMLELSA; this is encoded by the coding sequence ATGAGCGCATTGAAAGAAACCCTGGGTTTTCAGACCGAAGTCAAGCAGCTGCTGCAGCTGATGATCCACTCCTTGTACTCCAACAAGGAAATCTTCCTGCGTGAACTGATTTCCAACGCCTCGGACGCCGCCGACAAGCTGCGCTTCGAAGGTCTGGCCAAGCCCGAGCTGTTTGAAAACGAGCCGGAGCTGAAGATCACCATCGGCTACGACGCCGAGGCGCGCACGCTGACCATCGCCGACAACGGCATCGGCATGAGCCGCGACGAAGTCATCGCCAATATCGGCACCATCGCCAAGTCCGGCACCAAGGCCTTTTTCGAGCAGCTGTCCGGCGACGCCAAAAGGGACGCCAATCTGATCGGCCAGTTCGGCGTCGGCTTCTACTCCGCCTTCATCGTGGCGGACAAGGTCACGCTGACCACCCGCCGCGCCGGCGACGCCGCCGCCACGCGCTGGGAATCCCAGGGCGCCGGCGAATACACGCTGGAACAGGTGGAAAAGGCCGGCCGCGGCACCGAGATCGTGCTGCACCTGAAAGAGGGCGAGGACGAGCTGCTGAACGACTGGAAGCTCAAAGGTATCGTCCGCAAGTACTCCGACCACATCTCGATCCCGATCGAGATGAAAAAGGGCAATAGCTACGGCGAAAACGGCGAAGTCATCGTCAGCGACGAGATGGAAGCGGTCAACTCCGCCTCCGCGCTGTGGACCCGCGGCAAGAGCGAGATCAGCGAAGAGCAGTACAAGGAATTCTACAAGCACGTCGCCCACGATTTCACCGAACCGCTGGCCTGGAGCCACGCTCGCGTCGAGGGCCGCCAGGAATACACCGAACTGCTCTACATCCCGTCGCGCGCGCCCTTCGATCTGTTCGACCGCGAGCGCAAGCAGGGCGTCAAACTCTATGTGCGCCGCGTCTTCATCATGGAAGACACCGAGAAGCTGATGCCGCACTACCTGCGCTTCGTGCGCGGGGTGATAGACAGCAACGACCTGCCGCTGAACGTATCGCGCGAGATCCTGCAGGAAAGCAAGGACATCGACGCCATCCGCAACGGCTGCGTCAAGAAAGTGCTGGGCCTGCTGGAAGACCTCGCCGCCAATCAGCCGGAAAAATACACCGAGTTCTGGCAAGAGTTCGGCCAGGTGCTGAAAGAGGGCGTCGGCGAGGACATGGCCAATAAGGAGCGCATCGCCAAGCTGCTGCGCTTCGTCTCCACCGCGTCCGAAGGCGCCGAACCGGCGGTAACGCTGGGCGACTACATCGGCCGGATGAAGGAAGGCCAGGACAAGATCTACTACATCACCGCCGACACTCTGGCCGCGGCCAAGAACAGCCCGCATCTGGAAGTGTTCAAGAAGAAGGGCGTCGAGGTGCTGCTGCTGACCGACCGCGTCGACGAATGGGTGGCGGGTTCGCTGTTCGAATTCGACGGCAAGGCGCTGCAGTCCGTGGCCAAGGGCGCGCTGGATCTGGGCGCGCTGGAAGACGAAGCCGACAAGGAAGCGCAAAAGCAGGTGGAGGAAAGCGCCAAGCCGGTGGTGGAGAAAGTGCAGAAAGCCCTGGCCGACCGCGTCAAGGAAGTGCGCGCCACCGCCCGCCTGACCGAGAGCCCGGCCTGCCTGGTGGCCGGCGAGCACGATATGAGCGCCCATCTGGAGCGCATGCTGAAAGCGGCGGGCCAGCCGGTGGAAGCCAGCAAGCCCACGCTGGAGATCAACCCCGAGCACGTGCTGGTGAAACGATTGGCCGAGGAGGCCGACGAGGCGCGCGCCGGCGATCTGGCCCAGGTGCTGTACGACCAGGCCCTGCTGGCGGAGGGCGGCAAGCTGGAAGACCCGGCCGCCTTCGTCAAGCGCATCAACAAGCTGATGCTGGAGCTGTCGGCTTAA
- the ispH gene encoding 4-hydroxy-3-methylbut-2-enyl diphosphate reductase, which yields MTKTIMLANPRGFCAGVDRAIAIVERAIELYGAPIYVRHEVVHNRFVVENLRAKGAVFIEELKDVPSGSTLVYSAHGVPLSVREEAALLGLQVFDATCPLVTKVHVEVKRMNKAGMEIVMIGHAGHPEVEGTMGQVDGGMYLVENVADVAKLQVRNPAALSYVSQTTLSVDETRDIIAALKARFPEISSPKKDDICYATQNRQDAVKVLADECDIVVVVGSPNSSNSNRLREVAALKGVDAYMVDNAGQLVEAWFVGKRRVGVTAGASAPEVLVQAVIDQIKAFGADSVSELDGVEENTVFALPPALREDKRA from the coding sequence ATGACGAAGACCATCATGCTGGCCAACCCGCGCGGCTTCTGCGCCGGGGTGGACCGGGCCATCGCCATCGTCGAGCGGGCGATCGAACTCTACGGCGCGCCGATCTACGTGCGCCACGAAGTGGTGCATAACCGCTTCGTCGTGGAGAACCTGCGCGCCAAGGGCGCGGTGTTCATCGAAGAATTGAAAGATGTGCCCAGCGGCAGCACCCTGGTGTACTCCGCTCACGGCGTGCCGCTGTCGGTGCGGGAAGAGGCGGCGCTGCTGGGCCTGCAGGTGTTCGACGCCACCTGTCCGCTGGTCACCAAAGTGCATGTCGAAGTCAAGCGCATGAACAAGGCTGGCATGGAGATCGTCATGATAGGCCACGCCGGCCACCCCGAGGTGGAGGGCACCATGGGCCAGGTGGACGGCGGCATGTATCTGGTGGAAAACGTCGCCGACGTCGCCAAGCTGCAAGTGCGCAACCCGGCGGCGCTGTCCTACGTCAGCCAGACCACGCTGTCGGTGGACGAGACCCGAGACATCATCGCCGCGCTGAAAGCGCGCTTCCCCGAGATCTCCAGCCCGAAAAAAGACGATATCTGCTACGCCACGCAAAACCGGCAGGACGCGGTGAAAGTGCTGGCCGACGAGTGCGACATCGTGGTGGTGGTGGGGTCGCCCAACAGCTCCAACTCCAACCGCTTGCGCGAAGTGGCCGCGCTCAAGGGCGTGGACGCCTATATGGTGGACAACGCCGGCCAACTGGTGGAAGCCTGGTTCGTCGGCAAGCGGCGCGTCGGCGTCACCGCCGGCGCCAGCGCGCCGGAAGTGCTGGTGCAGGCGGTGATAGACCAGATCAAGGCTTTCGGCGCGGACAGCGTCAGCGAACTGGACGGCGTGGAGGAAAACACTGTGTTCGCGCTGCCGCCGGCCCTGCGCGAAGACAAGCGCGCCTGA
- the lspA gene encoding signal peptidase II: protein MTMPKAKQWPKWFALAAVIVLLDQLTKIYFNGNYQYGEVREIIPGFFGFTLLYNPGAAFSFLHDAGGWQKYLFSGLAFAVSGWLGWNIFKNRFSGLMNLAAAFIMGGALGNVIDRIVHGHVIDFIQVHYYSSWSYPAFNLADSFICVGAALMVLDSFRKPRA, encoded by the coding sequence ATGACTATGCCCAAGGCCAAGCAATGGCCGAAGTGGTTTGCGCTGGCCGCGGTGATCGTGCTGCTGGATCAATTGACCAAGATCTATTTCAACGGCAATTACCAGTACGGCGAAGTCCGGGAAATCATTCCCGGCTTTTTCGGGTTTACCTTACTGTACAATCCGGGCGCGGCGTTCAGCTTCCTGCACGACGCCGGCGGCTGGCAGAAGTATCTGTTTTCCGGTCTGGCTTTCGCGGTGTCCGGCTGGCTGGGCTGGAATATCTTCAAGAACCGCTTCAGCGGACTGATGAACCTGGCCGCGGCCTTCATCATGGGCGGCGCGCTCGGCAATGTGATAGACCGTATCGTCCATGGCCATGTGATCGATTTCATCCAGGTGCATTACTACAGCAGCTGGTCGTACCCGGCCTTCAATCTGGCTGACTCCTTCATCTGCGTGGGAGCCGCCTTGATGGTGCTGGACAGTTTCAGAAAGCCGCGCGCCTGA
- the ileS gene encoding isoleucine--tRNA ligase — MSIDYRKTVNLLDTPFAMRGDLAKREPAWVKRWQEEKRYEKLRKLSAGRPKFILHDGPPYANNDIHLGHAVNKVLKDIIVRSKTLAGFDAPYVPGWDCHGLPIELMVEKLHGKDIPAAKFRELCREYAKEQVARQKKGFIRLGVLGDWDNPYLTMDFKTEADIVRTLGKIFENGYLTKGEKPVHWCIECGSSLAEAEVEYEDKLSPAIDVGFKVVDADKAGEAFGADASGAMAVIWTTTPWTLPANQAVAAGAELVYQLLDTPKGKLILAKELAEAALKRYGVESCQVLGEAKGRALELLQLQHPFYARQVPVILGDHVTTDAGTGLVHTAPAHGLEDFQAGLHYKLPVANPVADNGRYKTGTELFAGLLVWDANPRIIETLEEHGALVHKAKLEHSYPHCWRHKTPIIFRATPQWFIGMDKAGHGGETLRSISQRAVDATEFFPAWGRARLDAMIKNSPDWCVSRQRNWGVPMTFFIHKESGELHPRTAQLLEEVALRIEQQGIEAWFSLDAKELLGEEAEQYRKLSDTLDVWFDSGSTHFAVLKQRAELAWPADLYLEGSDQHRGWFQSSLKTGCATIGRAPYKQLLTHGFTVDDKGYKMSKSRGNGIAPEEICGTLGADILRLWVASADYSGDMSLSQEILKRTTESYRRLRNTIRFLLSNLSDFDPLEHAVPLANMVELDQYALLRAREVQEKAAGELYSRYAFHHVVQEVVGYCSEDLGAFYLDVIKDRLYTTKADSHARRSAQTALYHITRSLLLLVAPILCFTADEAWNVLVDSEEESPLYHVWHEFPAQSAEREAALSAKWQAIRELRAQVNKQIEALRSADQLGSSLQAEIEIEADGELSQWLNALGDELKFVLIVSKASVKPGEQTRVSVASSAEQKCERCWHYRADVGSHAGHGAVCGRCVDNIDGKGETRRFA; from the coding sequence ATGAGCATCGATTATCGAAAAACCGTAAACCTGCTGGATACCCCCTTCGCCATGCGCGGGGATCTGGCCAAACGCGAACCGGCCTGGGTCAAGCGCTGGCAGGAGGAGAAGCGCTACGAGAAGCTGCGCAAGCTCTCCGCCGGCCGTCCCAAGTTCATCCTGCACGACGGCCCTCCGTACGCCAACAACGACATCCACCTGGGCCACGCGGTCAACAAGGTGCTGAAGGACATCATCGTCCGCTCCAAGACGCTGGCCGGTTTCGACGCGCCCTATGTGCCGGGCTGGGACTGTCACGGCCTGCCCATCGAACTGATGGTGGAGAAGCTGCACGGCAAGGACATTCCCGCCGCCAAATTCCGCGAGCTGTGCCGCGAATACGCGAAAGAGCAAGTGGCGCGCCAGAAGAAGGGCTTCATCCGCCTGGGCGTGCTGGGCGATTGGGACAATCCCTATCTGACCATGGATTTCAAGACCGAGGCCGACATTGTGCGCACCCTCGGCAAAATCTTCGAGAACGGCTATCTGACCAAGGGCGAGAAGCCGGTGCACTGGTGCATCGAGTGCGGCTCCTCGCTGGCCGAGGCCGAAGTCGAGTATGAGGACAAGCTGTCGCCGGCGATCGACGTCGGCTTCAAGGTAGTGGACGCGGACAAGGCGGGCGAAGCCTTCGGCGCCGACGCCTCCGGCGCGATGGCGGTGATCTGGACCACCACGCCGTGGACCTTGCCCGCCAACCAGGCGGTCGCCGCAGGCGCCGAACTGGTTTATCAATTGCTGGACACGCCCAAGGGCAAGCTGATCCTGGCCAAGGAGCTGGCCGAGGCGGCCTTGAAGCGCTACGGCGTCGAGAGCTGCCAGGTGTTGGGCGAGGCCAAGGGCCGGGCGCTGGAGCTCTTGCAGCTGCAACACCCGTTCTACGCGCGCCAAGTGCCGGTGATCCTGGGCGACCACGTGACCACCGACGCCGGCACCGGCCTGGTGCACACCGCGCCGGCCCACGGTCTGGAAGACTTCCAGGCCGGCCTGCATTACAAGCTGCCGGTGGCCAACCCGGTGGCGGACAACGGCCGTTACAAGACGGGCACCGAGCTGTTCGCCGGCCTGCTGGTCTGGGACGCCAATCCGCGCATCATCGAAACGCTGGAAGAGCACGGCGCGCTGGTGCACAAGGCCAAGCTGGAGCACAGCTACCCGCATTGCTGGCGTCACAAGACCCCCATCATTTTCCGCGCCACGCCGCAGTGGTTCATCGGCATGGACAAGGCCGGCCACGGCGGCGAGACCCTGCGCTCCATCAGCCAGCGCGCGGTGGACGCTACCGAGTTCTTCCCGGCCTGGGGCCGCGCGCGCCTGGACGCGATGATCAAGAACAGCCCTGACTGGTGCGTGTCGCGCCAGCGCAATTGGGGCGTGCCGATGACCTTCTTCATCCACAAGGAAAGCGGCGAGCTGCACCCGCGCACGGCGCAATTGCTGGAAGAAGTGGCGTTGCGCATCGAGCAGCAGGGCATAGAAGCCTGGTTCAGCCTGGACGCCAAGGAGTTGCTGGGCGAGGAGGCCGAGCAGTACCGCAAGCTGTCCGACACCCTGGACGTGTGGTTCGATTCCGGCTCCACCCATTTCGCCGTGCTCAAGCAGCGCGCCGAATTGGCTTGGCCGGCGGACCTGTACCTGGAGGGTTCCGACCAGCATCGCGGCTGGTTCCAGTCCTCGCTGAAAACCGGTTGCGCCACCATAGGCCGCGCGCCGTACAAGCAGTTGCTGACCCATGGTTTCACCGTGGACGACAAGGGCTACAAGATGTCCAAGTCGCGCGGCAACGGCATTGCGCCGGAAGAGATCTGCGGCACCCTGGGCGCCGACATCCTGCGCCTGTGGGTGGCCAGCGCCGACTACTCCGGCGATATGTCGCTGTCGCAGGAAATCCTGAAGCGCACGACGGAAAGCTATCGCCGCCTGCGCAACACCATCCGCTTCCTGCTGTCCAATCTGTCGGATTTCGATCCGCTGGAACACGCGGTGCCGCTGGCCAATATGGTGGAACTGGACCAGTACGCGCTGCTGCGCGCGCGCGAAGTGCAGGAAAAGGCGGCGGGCGAACTGTACTCGCGCTACGCCTTCCACCATGTGGTGCAGGAGGTGGTGGGTTATTGCTCCGAGGATCTGGGCGCCTTCTACCTGGACGTGATCAAGGACCGTTTGTACACCACCAAGGCGGACAGCCATGCGCGTCGCAGCGCTCAGACCGCGCTGTACCACATCACCCGCAGCCTGCTCTTGCTGGTGGCGCCCATCCTGTGCTTCACCGCCGACGAGGCGTGGAACGTGCTGGTGGACAGCGAGGAAGAGTCGCCGCTGTATCACGTCTGGCATGAGTTCCCGGCCCAGTCCGCCGAGCGCGAAGCGGCCTTGTCCGCCAAGTGGCAGGCCATCCGCGAGCTGCGCGCCCAGGTCAACAAGCAGATCGAAGCGCTGCGCAGCGCCGATCAGCTGGGCTCCTCGCTGCAGGCGGAGATCGAAATCGAGGCCGACGGCGAGCTGTCGCAGTGGCTGAACGCCTTGGGCGATGAACTCAAGTTCGTGCTGATTGTCTCTAAAGCCAGCGTCAAGCCAGGCGAGCAAACCCGCGTCAGCGTGGCGTCGTCCGCAGAGCAGAAGTGCGAGCGCTGCTGGCACTACCGCGCCGACGTCGGCAGCCACGCCGGCCACGGCGCGGTGTGCGGCCGTTGCGTGGACAATATCGACGGCAAGGGCGAGACGCGCCGCTTCGCCTGA
- a CDS encoding bifunctional riboflavin kinase/FAD synthetase, whose amino-acid sequence MQVFFGDPRRYQLPACALTIGNFDGVHLGHQKMLQRLRLEADARGLPTALLTFEPHPREFFARDKPPGRLSTLRDKLAFLQRLGLVDYVFVYRFNHGFAGMSAQDFIDKVLVQGLQTKYLLIGDDFQFGAKRQGHFEMLSSCPHFVTEAMPTVLAMGERASSSLVRERLAAGDLSGAESLLGREYQISGRVVHGKKLGRTIGFPTANIHLPHLRPALQGVFVVQAETDAGVLGGVASLGLNPTVSDTPDYKLEVHLFDFAGDLYGQRLTVRFLKKLRDEARYDDLSALIAQIEKDAASAKTYLTSLQREQA is encoded by the coding sequence ATGCAGGTATTTTTTGGAGATCCGCGGCGTTATCAGCTGCCAGCCTGCGCCTTGACCATCGGCAATTTCGACGGCGTGCACCTTGGCCATCAGAAAATGCTGCAGCGCCTGCGGCTGGAAGCCGACGCGCGCGGCTTGCCGACGGCTCTGTTGACCTTTGAACCCCATCCGCGGGAGTTCTTCGCGCGCGACAAGCCGCCCGGCCGCCTGTCCACGCTGCGCGACAAACTGGCTTTCTTGCAGCGGCTGGGCCTGGTCGACTATGTGTTCGTCTATCGCTTCAACCACGGTTTCGCCGGCATGTCGGCGCAGGACTTCATCGACAAAGTCCTGGTGCAGGGCCTGCAGACCAAGTATTTGCTGATCGGCGACGACTTCCAGTTCGGCGCCAAGCGGCAGGGCCACTTCGAAATGTTGAGCTCCTGTCCCCATTTCGTCACCGAGGCGATGCCGACGGTGCTGGCCATGGGCGAGCGAGCGTCCAGCAGCCTGGTGCGCGAGCGGCTGGCCGCCGGCGATTTGAGCGGCGCGGAAAGCCTGCTGGGGCGCGAGTACCAGATTTCCGGCCGTGTGGTGCACGGCAAGAAACTGGGCCGCACCATAGGTTTCCCCACGGCCAACATCCATCTGCCGCATTTGCGTCCGGCCTTGCAGGGCGTGTTCGTGGTGCAGGCGGAGACCGACGCCGGCGTGCTGGGCGGCGTGGCCAGTCTGGGTTTGAACCCGACGGTCAGCGACACCCCGGACTACAAACTGGAAGTGCATCTGTTCGATTTCGCCGGCGATCTCTACGGCCAGCGGCTGACGGTGCGATTCCTGAAGAAACTGCGCGACGAGGCGCGGTATGATGATTTATCGGCGCTGATCGCTCAGATCGAAAAAGACGCGGCCAGCGCCAAGACCTATTTGACAAGTTTGCAGCGAGAGCAGGCATGA
- a CDS encoding OmpA family protein has translation MTKQLKLSALVAALLVSASAFAAKPGYAVDQSTESVTRNNYGECWRTNFFDKAKDGLVECGDREAAKPVAEAPKPVLVSEKEKVTLSAKVLFDFDKAKLRADAKNELDPLVEKLKANAGKGYLKSVEVAGYTDFMGSAAYNNRLSQERADAVKGYFIAAGVPAEKVTSVGRGSAEAKMTAECKAKFPKYQKKGSKQNLAIKECIESDRRVELTIDAVKESLVEKK, from the coding sequence ATGACTAAACAGCTGAAACTGAGCGCCCTGGTTGCTGCTCTGTTGGTTTCCGCTAGCGCTTTTGCTGCTAAACCTGGCTATGCCGTTGACCAGTCCACCGAATCCGTGACTCGCAACAACTACGGCGAGTGCTGGAGAACCAACTTCTTCGACAAGGCCAAGGACGGCCTGGTTGAATGTGGCGACCGTGAAGCTGCCAAGCCGGTAGCCGAAGCTCCGAAGCCGGTGCTGGTTTCCGAAAAAGAAAAAGTCACCCTGTCCGCTAAAGTGCTGTTCGACTTCGACAAGGCCAAGCTGCGCGCCGACGCCAAGAACGAACTGGACCCGCTGGTTGAAAAGCTGAAAGCCAACGCCGGCAAAGGCTACCTGAAGTCCGTTGAAGTTGCTGGCTACACCGACTTCATGGGTTCCGCCGCTTACAACAACCGTCTGTCGCAAGAGCGCGCCGACGCTGTTAAAGGCTACTTCATCGCTGCTGGCGTTCCGGCTGAAAAAGTGACCTCCGTAGGTCGCGGCTCCGCTGAAGCCAAGATGACCGCCGAGTGCAAGGCCAAATTCCCGAAATACCAGAAGAAAGGTTCCAAGCAGAACCTGGCTATCAAGGAATGCATCGAGTCTGATCGTCGCGTTGAGCTGACCATCGACGCGGTTAAAGAGTCCCTGGTTGAGAAGAAGTAA
- a CDS encoding DUF934 domain-containing protein, whose translation MPNIIKQGQVRPDDWNLLRQDENGQLPETAAGGNVIVPLSDWLERRAFWRSHAARVGVWLGPEDDPARLLADLPELELIAVDFPAFTDGRGYSHARLLRERYGYRGELRAIGDVWQDLLHSMAQVGFDAFAIKDGKTLESSLDGFNTFSENYQATVLNPLPLFRRRVTSV comes from the coding sequence ATGCCAAACATCATTAAACAGGGACAAGTCCGGCCCGACGATTGGAATCTGCTGCGCCAGGATGAAAACGGCCAGTTGCCGGAAACCGCCGCGGGCGGCAATGTGATCGTGCCGCTGTCCGATTGGCTGGAACGACGCGCGTTCTGGCGCAGCCATGCGGCGCGGGTGGGCGTCTGGCTGGGACCGGAGGACGATCCGGCGCGGCTACTGGCCGATTTGCCAGAGCTGGAGCTGATCGCCGTCGATTTTCCGGCCTTCACCGACGGGCGCGGCTACAGTCATGCGCGCTTGCTGCGCGAGCGCTACGGCTATCGCGGGGAACTGCGGGCGATCGGGGATGTCTGGCAAGACTTGCTGCATTCCATGGCGCAAGTTGGTTTTGATGCATTTGCCATCAAGGACGGCAAGACACTGGAATCTTCGCTGGATGGTTTCAATACTTTTAGCGAAAACTATCAGGCTACCGTGCTGAACCCGCTGCCACTGTTTCGTAGGCGCGTCACATCGGTGTAA